A single region of the Bradysia coprophila strain Holo2 unplaced genomic scaffold, BU_Bcop_v1 contig_235, whole genome shotgun sequence genome encodes:
- the LOC119077379 gene encoding probable cytochrome P450 9f2, which translates to MFLALALLFLWLFYKWSVNNLEYFKKIGVPYEKPLPLFGNALGLLLKKQSFIDLTRNSYYKFKNSSRIFGFFNFRQINYFITDPELIKRITIKDFEHFTNKDSPMAHADKVFSRILPFLRDKEWTDMRSTLSPIFTSSKMKMMYGLLSDQARDFVNFFEEKSQRGETLEMDAKNIFARFTANGIATSALGFEADCVRNVDSDVFKLVGTFINEATDTLTILKGFLFMTIPSLYKLLGFRLLSKEMYNFFKRVVIDQMDERDRNKTSRPDIIQLMLQLKKGQLRQDKENEVNDKELINFSANVEYEASSKGKSTSQFTDDDWIAQGFVFFGAGFDTTSTLLQTTCYELMKNPDIQLELYNEIDSVASTLDGRSVSFEALHKMTFLDMVVSEGLRKWPPIIQTNRICTKDYFVPLGNGSTITIKKDQQILFPYFHIQNDPAYFPNPEKFDPYRFANENKDSIVQGSYLPFGLGRRNCIGSRFALMEAKLLLFHLVHKFSIEKCVKTPETIKHKEGFMPSIKETVYLKFVPRK; encoded by the exons atgtttctggCACTTGCGTTACTATTTTTGTGGCTGTTTTACAAATGGTCGGTgaacaatttggaatattttaaGAAGATCGGAGTGCCATATGAGAAACCTCTACCGCTATTTGGTAACGCTCTGGGTCTGCTTCTGAAGAAACAGAGTTTTATCGATCTGACCAGGAATAGCTActacaaattcaaaaactcCTCAAG aattttcgggTTTTTCAACTTCCGGCAAATAAATTACTTCATCACCGATCCAGAATTGATAAAGAGAATCACAATTAAAGATTTCGAACACTTTACGAATAAAGACAGTCCGATGGCCCATGCTGACAAAGTTTTCAGTAGAATTTTACCGTTCCTTCGCGATAAAGAATGGACAGATATGAGATCAACGTTGAGTCCAATATTCACCAGTTCTAAGATGAAGATGATGTACGGACTGCTATCCGATCAAGCGAGAGATTTCGTAAACTTTTTCGAAGAAAAGTCACAGCGAGGCGAAACGCTCGAAATGGatgcgaaaaatatttttgctcgCTTTACGGCCAATGGAATCGCAACATCCGCTTTGGGCTTTGAAGCTGATTGTGTGAGAAACGTCGACAGTGACGTGTTCAAATTGGTTGGAACTTTCATTAACGAAGCCACCGATACATTGACGATATTGAAAGGATTCCTATTCATGACGATTCCAAGTCTTTACAAACTTTTAGGATTTCGGCTACTAAGTAAGGAAATGTACAATTTCTTCAAACGGGTCGTGATTGACCAAATGGACGAACGAGATCGTAACAAAACTTCGCGGCCAGACATCATTCAATTAATGCTTCAACTGAAGAAAGGCCAATTGAGACAGGATAAGGAAAACGAAGTCAACGATAAGGAACTGATCAATTTCTCCGCTAACGTCGAATACGAGGCCAGCTCAAAGGGAAAAAGTACAAGCCAATTTACGGACGACGATTGGATCGCTCagggttttgttttcttcggAGCTGG CTTTGATACCACATCTACCTTGCTACAAACGACTTGCTATGAACTGATGAAAAATCCAGACATTCAGCTTGAACTGTACAACGAAATCGATTCGGTTGCCTCAACACTGGACGGCAGGTCTGTTAGTTTTGAAGCACTGCACAAGATGACATTTTTAGACATGGTTGTCTCGGAAGGATTAAGAAAATGGCCACCGATTATACAAACGAATCGAATCTGTACGAAAGATTACTTTGTTCCGTTGGGAAACGGGTCAACCATCACGATCAAAAAGGATcagcaaattttgtttccatATTTTCACATCCAAAATGATCCAGCCTACTTCCCCAATCCGGAAAAATTCGATCCGTATAGGTTCGCTAACGAAAACAAGGATTCTATCGTACAGGGAAGTTATCTCCCATTCGGATTGGGCAGACGAAATTGCATTGGAAGTCGCTTTGCATTGATGGAAGCAAAACTCTTACTTTTTCATCTGGtccacaaattttcaattgaaaaatgtgtgaaaacaCCGGAAACCATAAAACATAAGGAAGGCTTCATGCCAAGTATTAAGGAAACTGTTTACCTTAAATTTGTACCACGAAAATAG